The following is a genomic window from Butyricimonas faecihominis.
CTTTCTTGGTCTTGTAGCCCACAAAAGAGAACACAAGCGTTCCCTTTTCCATCGGCAACGACAAGCGGAACATCCCGTTCACGTCCGAGGCCGTCCCTACCGTCGCACTATCCAGTCGCACGGTCACCCCCGGCATCGGTATTTTCTTACCATCCGTGACTTTTCCCAAGATAATTTTCCCTTTCTGCGGTTCGGCCGGGAGTGCAGAAAGGATGATAAATTCATCCATCAACTCGTAAGTCAACCCGGTTCCCTCCAATATTTCACGCAACACCACGTCCAAACGAGTATTCTTGAAATTCACATTCAAGCGGTAATCACTATTCAAACGGTGATTATTATACACCACCGTATAACCGGTCTGTTTATGAATCTCGGAAAAAATTTCCTTGAAACTCAACTGGCTCCCCGTGACGGTCATCGTCTTCTGGGCTAACGTGCCGGCCGTTACATTCGTGATAAACACGACCATCAAAAAAACGCCTAACTTCATAACCTGACAAATTTTTGACAACTTGTTGTGTCCAACAAGCCTGTTTCTTCGTTTTTTATTCATACTTTTGTTTCGAGTTAGTTAATATTTACGGTATTACTAAACCTCCCGGAGCGTGGTCGCAACACGTTTCGGGATTTTATTTTTCATATATTTTAATCTGATCTCCGAAATCGACAAACGAAATATCCCTCGTCTTCTCGATCATTTTCAACACGTATTCCAGATCCCGGTATCTCGTCACGGCCCCGGTAAAACGCATCTGTTTCACCTTCTCGCTGGCAAAAGTGAATTTCACTTGATACCAGCGTTCCAACTTCACGACCAACTCTTCCATCGACATATTCTCGAAATAAAAATACCCGGTACGCCAAGCGCTCACCCGACTGACATCCTCTTTCGTGAGAACGATCGAAGTACTCGCCTTGTCCATACGGACCACCTCACCCGGCACCAACGCACGAGTCTGTCGATTCCGTGTATCCTCGAATTTCACTTTCCCCTTTAACAATGCCACTTCAACCTTCGCCTCATCCGTGTAATTCATCACGTTAAACGACGTCCCCAACACCTTGACATTTACCTCCGCCGTTTTCACCACAAAAGGCTTTAACGAATCGGAAGTCACTTCAAAAAAAGCCTCCCCTTCCAAATAAACGGCTCGTTGATTCCCGACAAAATGAAGAGGGAACTTCAACTTCGAATCGGAATTCAACCACACGTTCGTTCCGTCTGCCAGCGTCAGATTATACTCCCCTCCCCGGGGAACAATCACCGTGTGATATTCCTCTGTCATCACGTCCTTCCCGCTCTCCGGTTGAGGGAACAGATTTTTCACTGAATCACTCTTCAAGACAATCCCTTCCGCCAATGGCACGGTTCGATCATTCTCTCTACCCAGCATGACCTCGTTCCCTGATGGAAATTGCAAAATAGCCTCTCTCTCCCCGTGCTTACTCTCCAACAAACTGATTTTAGGCAATGTCTCCGGCACCGGTTCTTTCCGGTTCGTGTAGTACACGTGGAAAATACCCACCAACAGTAAGACCGCCGCCGCGGACGAGATCACGCCCCACACGAATCGTCTCCGCCGTTTCAACCTTTCTTCCCGCCATTTTTCCTGTATCCGGGTCTTCATCCCCCCTGCCCGTTCCTCACGTGAACTTAACCGCAACCGTTGACACATCTTCAGGGTTTGTTTAAAGCATTGCTCTTGCCCCGGAGTCTCCTTCACCCATCTCTCCAAATCCATCTTCTCTCGCTCGGAAATATCTCCCAAGTAAAAATCAATAATCCGTTCTATTACATCATCCGAAATTCGGTTCATATCATTTCATTTTGCCTCTAAGACGGGAAAAGCAAAAAACGGGTGAATCAACAAACACATTATTTTTCAAAAATCAACAATTATCCACTTTACAAGCTACATACGATTGTTTTATTCAATAAAATATTTTAGATTTGCACGATAAATAAATTCATGAAAAATCAAAACGATCTCGACCACGATTTGCAGCACATCTTCGATAAATACGCGAAGAACTTGTGTCTTTACGCCCTCAATTACTTGGAGACAGAGGCCGATGCGGAAGACATCGTGCAGGATGTCTTCATTCGTTGTTGGGAAAAAAGAGATATTCTGTTATCAGACGAAAAGGTGATAAAAACCTATCTTTTCAATTCTGTCAGAAACGCTTGCTTGGACAAAATAGAGAAAAAAGATGTCATGCGTTACCACATCGACATTATAAAGCAAGAAATTATTGACGAGGAAACCATCACGTTTGACGAAAAACTCCTTCTGGAAATCAGAGAAGAACTGGCACAAATGCCCGATCAAACCCAAAAAGTCATTACCCGTGTATTCATGCAGGATATGAAATACCAAGAAGTCGCCGACGATCTCCACATCTCGATCAACACCGTCAAAACCTTGTTACGCAACGGGATCAAACACCTGCGTTCCCACTTCTCTCAACACCTAGAACTCTTAATTTTCTATCTCCAAAAAGCGACACGATAAACAGGCTTTCAGTCCTTTACCGTTTTATTTATTAAACATTTGATCATTTTCTTCACATTTATTACCTTCGTAAAAATTTAATCTAATCCTTAGCATGAAAAATACATTCATTACTACGCTCTTATTATTAACCGTCGTATTTTGCTCTGCCCAAGAGAAATACGTTCCTTCACAAGAAAACCTTATCAACCGGGAATGGTTCCGGGATGCCAAGTTCGGTATGTTCATCCACTGGGGAATATACAGCATGCTGGCTGACGGCGAATGGGTGTTAACTAATAAAAGCCTGAACGAGGCGGAGTACCAAAAACTGGCTGACGGGTTCTACCCTTCCAAATTCAATGCCGACGAGTGGGTTCGTATCGCCAAGGACGCCGGCATGAAATACATCTGTTTCACCTCCCGCCATCACGATGGATTCTCGATGTTCGACACGAAACAATCAGATTACAATATTGTCAAGGCTACCCCTTTCAAACGGGATGTTATCAAGGAATTGGCCGAGGCCTGCCAGAAACACGGGCTTAAATTATTCTTCTACTATTCCCATATTGACTGGCACCGTCCGGATTATTACCCGTGGGGACGCACGGGACGGAACACGGGTCGTACCCCTTCCGGCACGTGGGAAGATTACTTGAAATTCATGGATGCCCAGTTAACCGAATTACTTACCAATTACGGCCCGATCGGTGGTATCTGGTTCGACGGTTGGTGGGATAAACCCGACGCGGACTGGCAACTGGAAAGACAATACACCTTGATCCACCGCCTTCAACCGGGATGCCTGATCGGGAATAACCATCACAAAGCCCCTTTCGACGGGGAAGATTTCCAAATGTTCGAACGGGATCTACCGGGACAAAACAAAGCCGGGTACTCTGCCGATGCAGAAATCAGCGCCCTACCGTTGGAAAGCTGCGAGACCATGAACAACACGTGGGGCTACAACATCAACGACCGGAATTTTAAATCCACGAAACAACTCATCCACACGTTGGTGGGTGCCGCCGGGAACAATGCAAACTTATTATTAAACGTGGGTCCCCGTCCGGGTGGAGATTTCCCCGAAGGATCAGTTACGCACTTGAAAGAAATCGGAGAATGGATGCGCACCTACGGTGAAACTATCCAAGGAACCCGTGCCGGAACCATCCCTCACCAAGACTGGGGAGTCACAACCCAAAAAGGAAATAAACTCTACGTTCACATTCTAAATTTGAATAAAGACCAGCTTTTACTCCCGATCACCAATAAAAAAGTGAAGACCATCGTGCATTTCAAGGACAAAACTCCGGTGAAATACACCAAAACAAAAGAAGGAATCTTGCTACAACTGGGAAGAGTCCCCACGGACATAGATCATGTTGTTGAAATCACTTACCGATAATAGCGGTCAAAAAACCTGTTCATCGGAAAGAATATAACATGGGATTACCCCAAAACTCCCCTTGATTCATGATTGGGCTATCCTTTCGCTATATCATAAACATAGCATCAACATAACAATAACACAGCATAAACACATTCTTATATTTATGCCGTGTTATTGTTATGCCAAAAGAGTACCTTTGATGGAACGCAAAGATAGCCCAAGGAATAAGAACGATGAAACCAAGAGGCGATCAATCTATTCTAAATCTAGTCCTTTGCCGAATATCTTGTGATGAAGCCCCGATCATCACCGTGAACCATCCCGGCTCAACCCGCCAGTTCAGCGAGGCATCAAGCACTCGTAAATGTTCTCCTGTAAGGACAAATTCAACCCTTCGGGATTCTCCCGAAGTCAAATGAACCCGTTGAAAAGCCTTGAGCTGCATGAAAGGAGTAACCACCGATGCCTGTTCGTCCCGCAAATACAATTGAACCACCTCATCTCCAGCACGTCCTCCCACATTCTTCACATCTACCGAAACCCGAACCGAATCCCCCTCGACACGCACATCAATCCCCTCGTAAACAAAAGTCGTGTAACTCAACCCGTACCCGAAAGGATATAATGGGGCAGCAGTTCCCTCCACATAATCATGTCGTCCGGCAGATTTATGATTATAATACACGGGTAATTGCCCCACGTGACGAGGATAAGACAAGGGGAGCCGTCCGGCAGGGTTATAATCCCCGAACAACACGTCCGCAATGGCCCGACCACCCTCACCGCCCGGATACCAAGCCGTTAAAATCGCCGGGATATGTTCCGCGGCCCAGTTCAACTCCAAGGGACGCCCCTGAATCATGACCAGCACGACGGGCTTACCCGTGGCATATAACGTTTTCAATAATTCCACTTGTTTGCCCATCAGCGACAAACCAATCCGGTCAAACCCCTCTCCTGACTCCATGTCACTCTCCTTGCGTTCATTCGCAACGGCAGCCCCTGTCTCCAAGAAATCCGTTTCAAAATCCCGTGCGCTAGACCCCCCCAAAACCACCACAACAACATCGGAATTTTTTGCAGTCTCACAAGCCTCCCCGATCGACGTGTCCAACGTGTCCCGCACGGCACACCCTTTCACGTAACAGACTTCCGCACCGGGCAACTTTTGCCGGATACCTTCGAGTACAGTAATTACCGAACCGGGTGCCTGTGGTGCCGTATAGTCTCCCAACTGATTATAAACATTATCTGCATTCGGCCCGATAACCGCTACCCGTTTCACCTCCTTCGACAAGGGTAACAATTGATTTTCATTTTTCAGCAACACAACAGACTGGCGAGCCACTTCCCTCGCCACCTCCCGATGCCCGGGCGTGCCGATCAGCTTTTCTGCCTTCTTCACCTTCACGTATGGATTATCAAACAATCCCATTTTAAACTTTAACCGTAAAATACGACTCACGGCCCGGTCAATGTCAGCCTCGGCCAATCGCCCCTCCCGGCAAGCTTTCACCAAATCGGTACTAAAACAATTTCCACCCAAATCGGAATCCACTCCCGAACGTAAAGCTAATATCCCGGCCTCTTCCCGGCTGGCTGCCACTCGCTGCGATATCAACCCGTCTATCGAGTAGAGATCCGAAACCACGAATCCCGCAAATCCCCACTGATCCCGTAAAAGCTGATTCGTCAGGAATGGATTCGCCGTACAAGGAATCCCATCCACCTCGTTATAGGCCGTCATCAATGATAACGCCCCCGCTTTCACTGCCATCTCGAAAGGATAGGACAACTCTGTCAACAATTCCCGCACTCCCACATGAGCCATCCCGGCATTATGCCCGCCTTCAGGCACCCCGTAAGCCGTGAAGTGTTTCAACGTGGCTATAACATTTTCGCCACTCCCCACGTTTCCTCCCTGTAACCCCCGGACATAAGCACTTCCCATACTCCCACTCAAGAAAGGATCTTCCCCGTATCCCTCTTCCACCCGAGACCAACGCAATTCCCGGGCAACATCCAGCACAGGCCCGTAACCGATATGTCCCCCTTGTAAACGGGCCTCCAATGCCACGATTTCGGCCACTCGCTCCTCCAGTTCCGTGTTCCACGTACTTGCCCTCCCGATAGCCGTGGGAAACACCGTCGTCCCGATAGCCATATGCCCGTGCGGACACTCTTCCGCCAAAAACAAGGGAATTCCCAAACGAGTGCTATCCCGTGCGTAACGCTGCATGGCATTCGTCATCTCTGCCGCCTCCCGCGGGGACAAGCCCGTCCTTAAAGTCTTTCGGGTCCACGGGTCAGCCCTCAGCGTTGCCCAAAAACACCCGATATAACGATTTTTCAGATCCGACCGAAACAAGTCCGTCAACCGAACCTGACCATTTTCATCCTTCTCGTAATAATTCCAGCCTAAGGTATGAACCAACTGTCCCACTTTTTCTTCCAGCGTCATTTGCCGGAGTAAGTCCTGCAAACGCACCTCCACGCTCTCTGCCGGATTCTCGTAAGGATCCAGCTTGCCATTCTTGTTCAGGTCCCGAAATCCCTTCCCACTCTTCTTGTAAACCCCATCCCCACAAACGGAAATCACCGGGAGAAAAAACACGAGAAATAACCAAATCTTTTGTTTCCGCATAGCAACACATTATTCGATTAAACACAACAACACAAATTTTAAACCCAAATATAGACAAAAGTATCTTTTCCCCTTCTTTTTTTTCGTAACTTAGCACCCGTATAACTAAAATACATAGATTATGTTTTCACAAGATGAATTTAAAAAATATGCCACCAAGCATAAAGGGATTAGCAGCTTGAACCTTCACCGGTTCGAATCTGCCGTCTCCAGCTATATAAACCCGACCATTATCGAGGAACGCCAGCTAAACGTGGCAAGCATGGACGTGTTTTCCCGGTTAATGATGGACCGGATCATTTTCCTCGGAGTACCTATCGATGACGATGTAGCCAACATTATCATGGCGCAATTACTCTTCTTGGAATCGGCAGACCCGACCAAGGACATCCAGATTTATTTCAACACGCCGGGCGGTTCCGTTTATGCCGGATTAGGTATTTACGACACGATGCAATATATACAATGCGACGTGGCAACCATCTGTACCGGAATGGCCGCATCCATGGGTGCCGTGCTGATGACAGCCGGGACAAAAGGTAAACGTTCCGCGTTGCAGCACTCACGCATCATGATTCATCAACCGATGGGCGGGGCTCAAGGGCAAGCCTCCGATATTGAAATCACGGCTCGCGAGATTATGAAATTAAAAAAAGAACTTTACCAGATCATCGCTGATCATTCCGGGAACCCGATCAAGAAAGTAGAGAAAGACTCTGATCGCGACTACTGGATGACCGCGGCCGAAGCCAAAGAATACGGGATGATTGACACAGTATTAATTCGGGAACACAAGTAATGCAAGACAAATGTTCATTTTGCGGAAGATCACGCAGTGAGGTTGATCTTCTGATTTCCGGGGTAGACGGTTTTATCTGTGATATGTGCGCACAACAGGCGTATGACATTGTACAGGAAGAACAAAGAGGCCATTCTACCCCCCTTGATATGGATCATATCGAAGTCAAAAAACCGATAGAGATCAAACAATTCATGGATCAATATGTAATCGGACAAGACGAGGCGAAAAAGCACCTCGCCGTGGCCGTTTACAACCATTATAAACGATTGACACAGAAACATTCTAATGACGACGTGGAGATCGAGAAGTCAAATATCATCATGGTAGGACGTACGGGAACCGGGAAAACCCTGTTGGCCCGCACTATCGCCAAGATGCTCCACGTCCCTTTCACCATCGTCGATGCCACCGTGTTGACGGAAGCCGGCTACGTGGGCGAGGACATCGAATCCATCTTGACCCGCTTGCTACAAGCTGCCGACTACGACGTGGATGCCGCTGAAAAAGGGATCGTCTTCATCGACGAGATCGACAAGATTGCCCGTAAAGGAGACAACCCGTCCATCACGCGTGACGTGAGCGGTGAAGGAGTGCAACAAGGATTATTGAAACTACTGGAAGGTTCTATCGTGAACGTTCCTCCACAGGGCGGACGTAAACATCCCGACCAGAAGATGATCCCCGTGAACACGAAAAACATCCTGTTCATTTGCGGAGGAGCCTTCGATGGAATTGAAAAGAAAATCGCCCAACGCATGAACACGCAGGTAGTCGGGTTCACGGCAAGCAAAGAAACGGCCGTTCTTGACCGGGACAATATGTTACAATATATCGCACCGCAAGACTTGAAATCTTTCGGGTTGATTCCCGAAATCATCGGTCGTCTCCCGGTACTAACCTATCTGGAGCCGCTGGACCGTCAAGCCCTGCGGAACATCCTGACGGAACCCAAGAATGCTATTATCCGCCAGTACGTGAAACTATTCGAGTTGGATAATATCACGCTGAACTTTAATGAAGAGGTTTTCGAATATATCGTGGACAAGGCTGTTGAATTCAAACTGGGAGCCCGCGGACTACGTTCCATTTGCGAGGCCATCATGACAGACCTGATGTTCGAGATTCCTTCACAAAATTGCGAATCGATCACGATCACCAAAGAATACGCCGAATCCAAGATGGACCGGCTGACTGCACAAAAGCTAAGAGCTTAAAAAAGGGGGAGGGTGTCAAAAGTCATTTTATCACCCCCCTCATTTTCTTTATTTACTAAAGAGAACCCCAAGAGAACCTACCAAAATTTAATAGAAATACTTTCACTTATTCGAAACTCTCTCGAAGATTCCTCAGAGATCCGACATTACATAATATTTAAGCCACGACTAATCTTCGAGTAATCTCTGAAAAAGCGAGATTATCTGGGTTAATTTACTTCTTTATTTGGGTTGGATTTGTGTAAATATAATGTCGTCAAATCGGATTCGTAATATCCCGGATCACCACCGAGGCACAGAAACACCCAAACAAAGGTGGCATATAAGAAATTGTCCCAACATTCGACTTTTTATTCTCACTCTCGCTTAAAACAACAGCTTCCGGGTCAACTTCTTCGGGGGAAAACACGACTTTTACTCCTTTATAGACACCCAGTTTATGCAGCCTTTTCCGTAACATCCGGGCTAGATTACAATTATAGGATTTGGAAATATCGGCTATCCGGATTTGTTCGGGGTCCATCTTGCCCCCGGCTCCCATGGAACTCACGACCCGATACCCCTTTTGCAAACTATGGTATATTAAAAATATCTTGGGCGCCAATGTATCAATAGCATCCACCACGTAATCATACTTCGCCATTTCCAGAATATCAATCATGCGGTCATCCTTGATAAAATCATTGATCACGTGCAATTGAATATCCGGATTTATATCCCGAAACCGGATCGCCATGATCTCGGCTTTCGCCTTACCGATATTACTATCCAACGCCGGAAGTTGACGATTTTTATTCGTCACGTCCACACAATCCCCGTCAATAATCGTCATCTCTCCGATTCCGGCCCGACATAATTGTTCGGCAGCATACGCCCCGACACCTCCCAATCCTGCCACCAACACGTGAGCTTTCTTCAACAAACCCAACCGTTCTTCACCCAGAAGCAACTCCGTTCTACTCAGCCAATCCATACTATTTTCTAAAAACTTGATTACAATTATTCCTCGTTATTTCTTTCAACGCCTCTACATCTACCCCTAGAATGGCAGATGCCGCCTCGTAAATAACCGAAATCTCTACCTCTTTATCATCATTCTCTAAAAACAACCTTCCCACCGGGATCATCCGCAATAACTGAAAAGCATTCGAACGTGAATTCAGCAAAGCCGCTCCCACGGAAATATAAAATCCGTGATCCAACAACTGCCGCAATATCTGTTCATTATTGTTATACCCGTGAATAATCCAAGATACGGAAGAACCTGTTCGTTTCTTCACGGCAATCAATTCCGAATACGCCTTCACACAATGGATAATCAACGGCTTACGCAACTCTTCCGCCAAACCGACTTGAACGTCCAGTATCTCTTCCTGCGTCTTCATACAAATAGGAGAGCGACGGTCCAAACCGCACTCTCCTATCGCTATTACTTTTTCCATCCGTACCGTATCCTCTATCCCCGTAAAAACATTCTCTCCCAGCCCGGCTAATTTCATGGGATGAACCCCCACGGAATAAAACACCTCCTGCCCCTCCACCGATTTCCGTTTTTCTTCTCCTTCTACCCACGCCTTTCCTTCACCAACATCCAGAATGTTAATTCCTTCACCAACATGATGCGTGTGTATATTTACGTACGAATTCAATTCTTTCTATTATTTCTTATTGCACATGATATTCAAGATCGTCTTATCCGTCTCCTCCATACCCTTCGTTCCGATCAAACCCACGTTCCGAATGGTACGTTCAATATCTTCCTCCACGATTCCATCATTATTCGTCTTGATTCCTCTCATGGACAACAAAGCGGCCTGTACGGCAGCCGATACCCCGGAATATACCTTCAAAGCACATCCCTGTTTTGCCCCGTCACACATCATACCCGTCAAATTAGAACACATCGTCTTGATCGTGTTCACCATGTTATCGTAAGTTCCTCCCATCAAATAGGTGATTGCGGATGCCGCACCAGTTCCGGCAATCAGAATACCACAAAGAGCTGAAAGGTGTCCCATGTAATGGTGAATATGCACGGCAATCAAGTTACTCAATGCCAAAGCACGAGCCAATTGTTCACGGGATGCCCCAAATTTCTCGGCAGCCACCACCACCGGCAGATATACCGTGATTCCTTGATTACCACTACCGGAGTTCGTCATCACCGGTTTCGGGCATCCATCCATACGGGCATCCGATGCTGCCGTAGCACGAATCAACGTGCGGTTTAGCAAGTCATCTTCCAACAACCCCTTATCTATATTTTCTTTTAATGTCTTACCAATCTGTAACCCATACTCCGAGTTCAATCCCTCGGCTGAGATTGCCTTGTTCATCTCGGCACCCTGCAACACGAACTCGATGTCCTTCACGTCCACTTCATGCACGAAATCCCAGATACGCTTCACGCTCAATTCCGGTCCTTTATCTTCCGGTTTTGACGTATCCAGACGGAATTCTCTTTTGAAAATCTCTTCCCCGTTCTTCTCCACCAAAACGATATTAGTATGCGTGTGAGCAATAATCACCTTCACCGTATCATTTCCTTTCGTGGCCAAAGCCTCGGCATACAATTTATCCGGCGCATCCTCTTTCAAAGAAACCGTCACCTGACCTAACATATCTTTCGCACGCTGCAAGTTATCCCCCACGTTCACCTCTTTCAACACTTCCAACCCGTACTCCGATTTTCCACAAACAGCGCCCAAAGCGGCAGCAATAGGCAACCCGACCATTCCTGTTCCCGGAATGCCAACACCCATACCATTCTTGTAAATATTACCACTAACCAGTACGTCCAAACGCTCGGGCACACCCCCCAATACTTCTTTACACTTTGCACACGCCAAAGCACAGGCTACCGGTTCGGTACACCCCAAGGCCGGAACGGCCTCTTTTCTCAATATTTCAATGATTTGTTGATCTGTTACTTGATTCATCTTATTATTCCTTTTTCATGTAGAACGCTAAATTTTTGCGACTACAAAAATAGTGTTATTTATCTATTTTTCTACCACAAAAAGACAAATTATACTATCTTTGTCGATTGAAGTCGAATTAGTTGAACGCACGATAGAGATTTACCCATGAAATTAACACTCGTCATATTATCACTTTTCATCACGTCCCTCGCTTGGGCGCAAACAGATTCTATTCCCCCGGTCAAAAAAGAGATTGACTTCGTGAAACAACTCTCGGAAACAGATTCTATTACCGGAGGTAAAGTGATCATTCATGCCGATCCGAAAATCGAACAACTATTAAAACTGAATATTTCCGTGAACCGGAAAGAACAGCTTTTTCAAGGGTATCGCATCCAAATCCTATCCCGTAGTTCATACGGTACGAACGTGGACACGCTGAAAAGCTATACCAAACGATTCGAAGAAGAGTTCCCGGACATTCCGGCATACCTGCAATACACTGATCCTGATTTTAAAATCCGGGTAGGTAATTTCCGCACCCGCATCGAGGCAATCCCTGCCTTGAAACGAATCCGTAAAAAGTACTCAGGTGCTTATCCGGTAAAAACGACTATTTACCTACAAGAATTGAATCCCGTAGTGGAGCAAGACACGGTTACGGCACCACCCGTGGGATTTTAGATTTTAGATTCCCACCGCACAAACCCTATGCAATTTCAGATGCTAGCCCGGATTCGCCTTCGGCGGGTTACAGGTTTCTTCAACTTTCATCTTTTAGTTTTTATCCTTTAGTTTTCCAACTACCCCCTCTAACTCCCCCTTACACAGGGGGAGGATACACTACATTGAAACATCGTGAAGCCTTCTTGCGTTCGTCTCTCCCCCTGTGCAAGGGGGGAGCCGGTGGGGGTAGTTCTTTCATTCTAAATTCTAAATTCTAAATTTTAAATTCTAAACTTTTTAATTTTTCCTCTTCCGCCGAGAAATTAATCATCGGGTAGGAATGGGAAATCATGGCAATTTCAGCCAACATTTTCTTTACCAAACGCTGATAATCCTCGGACTGCGGGTCGAAAGGACGATGCGCCACCCCTTTATTAATCCGTCCGATCTGGTTCATCAACCCCAACACATCGGGAGTAATGAAACTATACAGAAAACGTTCCCAAATGTAATCCACCGTAAGACCGGACATATGTAACATATCATCTGCATAAAAACGATAGTCCCGTAATTCATCCAACACGATCTCGTAAGCCGGAAAATAATACACGTGATCCAATTTCTCCCGCAACTGATCAATCGCCAACAACAACGTGGCCTTGCTCAACTGGTTCCCGTGAGCGCCATCCTTCCAATGGCGGATCGGGCTTACCGTGAACAATACTCGAAGTCCCGGATTAATCTCCCGTAAACGCTCAATCAACTCCACGTATTCCTTCACAATATCCTCCACGCTTAACCGACTACGCTCAAACTCCTGCGAAGGGATCTTGTGACAATTCGACACGATCATATTTTCCCCCATATGCTTGTACACCCACGCTGTCCCCCAAGTGATTACCAATAAATCTAAAGAACGAAGTTCTCTCGTGGCCCTCTCCAAACGCTCGTTTATCCGACGCAAACACTCTTCCGGATCAGTGGACGAGAATGCCCCGTGATGATACAAACTCACCCATTTCTCACCGACTTTCCTTAAATCATCCTTCCCGAACGGCTTTCCTTCCATAATCAGACGCAACACGTTTGCCACGGACAACGGGTTATAAATAATCCCGCAAGGATTCACATCCACGTCAAACTTGTAATACGAGAACTTACCACCCATATTTTCCGCAAAACACGATCCCAACATCATCAGCTTGGAATTATAATCTATCGAAAAATCCGGTGCCGCAATTGTAATCTTCGTCTGTAAATTCATATCTATACTTATTATAAATAATCTCTCTATCTTTACAAAGTTACATTTTTTACGCTCATTTCCTCCATCATTTTTATACTTTTGTCAAAAATTTCATGCATGGGAATCATCTCCATTTTATTGATCGCCGTAGGCCTCGCCATGGATAGCCTTGCCGTAAGTATCAGCGGTGGAATTGTCATGCGCCCTTTCTGCATGCGGCAGTCTTTACGTCTGGCCCTTACCATGGGAATTTTTCAAGGAGGGATGACCTTGCTCGGTTGGCTCATGGGAGTCAGCTTCAGCTCGTACATTACCGCCTTCGACCACTGGATTGCCTTTATCCTTCTTGGTTTTCTAGGTGGTAAGATGATCTACGAATCTTTTGGGGAAGAAGAAACCACCATCTCGTC
Proteins encoded in this region:
- a CDS encoding FecR family protein, with the translated sequence MNRISDDVIERIIDFYLGDISEREKMDLERWVKETPGQEQCFKQTLKMCQRLRLSSREERAGGMKTRIQEKWREERLKRRRRFVWGVISSAAAVLLLVGIFHVYYTNRKEPVPETLPKISLLESKHGEREAILQFPSGNEVMLGRENDRTVPLAEGIVLKSDSVKNLFPQPESGKDVMTEEYHTVIVPRGGEYNLTLADGTNVWLNSDSKLKFPLHFVGNQRAVYLEGEAFFEVTSDSLKPFVVKTAEVNVKVLGTSFNVMNYTDEAKVEVALLKGKVKFEDTRNRQTRALVPGEVVRMDKASTSIVLTKEDVSRVSAWRTGYFYFENMSMEELVVKLERWYQVKFTFASEKVKQMRFTGAVTRYRDLEYVLKMIEKTRDISFVDFGDQIKIYEK
- a CDS encoding RNA polymerase sigma-70 factor translates to MKNQNDLDHDLQHIFDKYAKNLCLYALNYLETEADAEDIVQDVFIRCWEKRDILLSDEKVIKTYLFNSVRNACLDKIEKKDVMRYHIDIIKQEIIDEETITFDEKLLLEIREELAQMPDQTQKVITRVFMQDMKYQEVADDLHISINTVKTLLRNGIKHLRSHFSQHLELLIFYLQKATR
- the clpP gene encoding ATP-dependent Clp endopeptidase proteolytic subunit ClpP, encoding MFSQDEFKKYATKHKGISSLNLHRFESAVSSYINPTIIEERQLNVASMDVFSRLMMDRIIFLGVPIDDDVANIIMAQLLFLESADPTKDIQIYFNTPGGSVYAGLGIYDTMQYIQCDVATICTGMAASMGAVLMTAGTKGKRSALQHSRIMIHQPMGGAQGQASDIEITAREIMKLKKELYQIIADHSGNPIKKVEKDSDRDYWMTAAEAKEYGMIDTVLIREHK
- a CDS encoding glycoside hydrolase family 3 C-terminal domain-containing protein yields the protein MRKQKIWLFLVFFLPVISVCGDGVYKKSGKGFRDLNKNGKLDPYENPAESVEVRLQDLLRQMTLEEKVGQLVHTLGWNYYEKDENGQVRLTDLFRSDLKNRYIGCFWATLRADPWTRKTLRTGLSPREAAEMTNAMQRYARDSTRLGIPLFLAEECPHGHMAIGTTVFPTAIGRASTWNTELEERVAEIVALEARLQGGHIGYGPVLDVARELRWSRVEEGYGEDPFLSGSMGSAYVRGLQGGNVGSGENVIATLKHFTAYGVPEGGHNAGMAHVGVRELLTELSYPFEMAVKAGALSLMTAYNEVDGIPCTANPFLTNQLLRDQWGFAGFVVSDLYSIDGLISQRVAASREEAGILALRSGVDSDLGGNCFSTDLVKACREGRLAEADIDRAVSRILRLKFKMGLFDNPYVKVKKAEKLIGTPGHREVAREVARQSVVLLKNENQLLPLSKEVKRVAVIGPNADNVYNQLGDYTAPQAPGSVITVLEGIRQKLPGAEVCYVKGCAVRDTLDTSIGEACETAKNSDVVVVVLGGSSARDFETDFLETGAAVANERKESDMESGEGFDRIGLSLMGKQVELLKTLYATGKPVVLVMIQGRPLELNWAAEHIPAILTAWYPGGEGGRAIADVLFGDYNPAGRLPLSYPRHVGQLPVYYNHKSAGRHDYVEGTAAPLYPFGYGLSYTTFVYEGIDVRVEGDSVRVSVDVKNVGGRAGDEVVQLYLRDEQASVVTPFMQLKAFQRVHLTSGESRRVEFVLTGEHLRVLDASLNWRVEPGWFTVMIGASSQDIRQRTRFRID
- a CDS encoding alpha-L-fucosidase, with the protein product MKNTFITTLLLLTVVFCSAQEKYVPSQENLINREWFRDAKFGMFIHWGIYSMLADGEWVLTNKSLNEAEYQKLADGFYPSKFNADEWVRIAKDAGMKYICFTSRHHDGFSMFDTKQSDYNIVKATPFKRDVIKELAEACQKHGLKLFFYYSHIDWHRPDYYPWGRTGRNTGRTPSGTWEDYLKFMDAQLTELLTNYGPIGGIWFDGWWDKPDADWQLERQYTLIHRLQPGCLIGNNHHKAPFDGEDFQMFERDLPGQNKAGYSADAEISALPLESCETMNNTWGYNINDRNFKSTKQLIHTLVGAAGNNANLLLNVGPRPGGDFPEGSVTHLKEIGEWMRTYGETIQGTRAGTIPHQDWGVTTQKGNKLYVHILNLNKDQLLLPITNKKVKTIVHFKDKTPVKYTKTKEGILLQLGRVPTDIDHVVEITYR